The region TGGAGGGGTGCAGGGGGCACTGCTTCCTCCTGCCTCGCTCCTGCTGGAGGGATACAGGGGGTGCTGCTTCCTCCTGCTCTTCTGCTGGAGGGATACAGGGGGTGCTGCTTCCTCCTGCCTCGCTCCTGCTGGAGGGATACAGGGGGTGCTGCTTCCTCCTGCTCTTCTGCTGGAGGGATACAAGGGGGTGCTTCTTCCTCCTGCCCCACTCCTACTAGAGGGTGAAGGAGGCGATGCTTCCTTTTGCCTGGCAGTgtgcttcctcctcctccactctgGCTGGAGGGGTGCACGAGGCGCTGATTCCTTCTACCCCGCTCCTGCTAGAAGAGTGCAGGGGGCGCTGCTTCTCTCTGCCCGGCGGGGGCTGTGCTTCCTCCTGCCCTTCTCCTGCTGGAGGGGTGCAGTGGGTGCTGCTTCCTTCTGCCCTCTTGCTTACCGCTCCAGCCTGTACCTTTGTACGCTGTGGTGTCAGCCGCCTCGTTGCTCATTATTCTTTGCACCAATGGTAATGATGATATAATGTGAATGTCATCTGCCATGTCTTCCCTAATAGATCTCTTGTGGCCTCCTGTGAATTCCCTGGATATGAGGGCGGAGGTGAATGGGGGGGATCGGCCGCCCCTGATGACGCTGTGGTCTCTGGGTCCTTGGATATATTCACGCTGCGGCAGATGTTCTTACACTTCAGCTTTTGTGCAGCTGTAATTTACATTGGGACTGAAATAGTCGGCGAGGTTCTGTGTACACAGATCAGAGGCTGCGGGAAAGCCGAAAATACACCAAATACAGCTCGCCCCATCCCACAGCTGGGAGACGTGCCCTGTATATGGGGGTCTTACTATACGCCCCCTCCAGACCCATACAACTCGCTGCAAGCATGAAGGCCGACTGCACTATAGTTCAGAAAGTTACTAACTTGTAAAAACTTTTTGGGGACAAAAGCTGAAATTTGCGCTGTTGGTCAGTTTTGGCGCTGTACTTCCTCTAGCTCTACTGGAGACCACGAGCATGTGGAGGAGTGGGCACACTTGGGGGATGAGGGGTAAATGTACAGTCGGGAATTTAAAGCTACTAGATCCTGTGATAAGTGAGTGCGGATCAGCTCTGACCTCCCGGAGTATTCGCTGTAATCCTCTGCACTGCTGTTTTATGTCTTTGTTGCCTCGTTCACCTTGTGTATGTGCGGTACGTGTCACTCGGCAGAGATAAAACACGTGCGCGCTGCCGACAGTCTTATCTCCTGACACTCGTTATGTTTGTGTATGCAGGAATTCttccatataataccgccatattgcgGCCCTGGACTCTGCGTGGTCAGTGTCACCCTGCAGGTCTTCACTAGAGATCAGATTTGGGCCAGTTCTTAGGACCCCATTATCTTCTTTTGTAGCGGTCTGCCCCGTGTAGTTTTTGATCTGATGCAATCCTACAACTCCCAGCTTCCCTTGACACCagttgctgggagttgtagttttgaaatgGCTGGAGAGGCAGACATTGGTGATCACTATTGTGTCTCTTCGGGGTAGGTCATGAGACTATAGGAATGGTCCAGGTCTACACAAACCAAACACCAACATGCCCTCTTCTAATATGTCTGCCCTTCTTCTCCCCAGCTAAGTATCCGGAGATAAAGAGGCTGATGAAACCCGATTCTAACCTGATCTGGATCGTCACGTTGATGGTTGTCACCCAGTTTCTGGCCTTCTACCTGGTGAAGGACCTGGAGTGGAAGTGGCTCATGTTCTGGACCTACGTGTTTGGAAGTTGCATCAGCCATTCCATGACCCTGGCCATCCATGAGATCTCTCACAACTGCGCCTTTGGGAACTGTAAGGCTTTGTGGAACCGTTGTTTTGGGATGTTTGCCAACTTGCCCCTTGGTCTCCCGTACTCAATCTCCTTCAAGAGGTATCACATGGACCACCATCGCTACCTGGGTGGGGACGGCATCGACGTGGACATTCCCACTGATTTCGAGGGTTGGTTTTTTTGCACTCCCCTGAGGAAGCTCGTGTGGATCATCCTGCAGCCGCTTTTCTACACCATTCGACCTGTCTGTATCAACCCCAAACCCGTCTCCCAACTGGAAATTATCAATCTGGCCGTGCAGTTTTCCTTTGACGCCGTGGTTTACTATTTCCTGGGTGTAAAGTCTGTGGTCTACATGCTGGTGGGATCCATCCTTGGCCTCGGACTTCATCCAATATCCGGGCACTTTATAGCTGAACATTACATGTTCCTAAAGGGACATGAGACCTACTCCTACTACGGGCCACTAAACTACCTGACCTTCAATGTCGGCTACCACAACGAGCATCACGACTTCCCAAGTGTTCCCGGCAAGAGCCTTCCTCTGGTAAGCCATCTGTTCCCTACCCTCAGCTGTAGATGTATTTCACGTAATGCACCTTGAAATGATGCAGAGCTGCACGTTTGgggtctttgtttttttttcttgtataaATGTAAAGTCAATTAATACAACTCTGCAGCTAcatctccctcctcccccctcCTTACCGTCTATCTACTGTATGACAATAGTTATATATTTTTTGGTGATTGAGCAGAGTTCTACACATTTACAGAGATCTTGTAAACATATCCTGAAACGGTGAAAAGCAAGTTTGGGTATAAAATTGGTTTTGGTCAATTTCTTACAGATGTTTGTGATCAGAAGAAATGTAGGGGGTCCAATACaactgtttgtattttttttttcacttctttcCCCCTGCAGCATGTCTCTTCTATACAGAAACCTTTTCCAAGCCCATACACACTCTAGAATAATGGACAGACCCTTTCATGTTTTAGATTAG is a window of Ranitomeya variabilis isolate aRanVar5 chromosome 2, aRanVar5.hap1, whole genome shotgun sequence DNA encoding:
- the DEGS1 gene encoding sphingolipid delta(4)-desaturase DES1, giving the protein MGNKVAREDFEWVYTDQPHADRRKEILAKYPEIKRLMKPDSNLIWIVTLMVVTQFLAFYLVKDLEWKWLMFWTYVFGSCISHSMTLAIHEISHNCAFGNCKALWNRCFGMFANLPLGLPYSISFKRYHMDHHRYLGGDGIDVDIPTDFEGWFFCTPLRKLVWIILQPLFYTIRPVCINPKPVSQLEIINLAVQFSFDAVVYYFLGVKSVVYMLVGSILGLGLHPISGHFIAEHYMFLKGHETYSYYGPLNYLTFNVGYHNEHHDFPSVPGKSLPLVRKIAAEYYDPLPQYTSWVKVLYDFIMDDTLSPYSRVKRELKGEINQE